The following nucleotide sequence is from Flavimarina sp. Hel_I_48.
AAAAGTATCACCCATGTCGTTGAGCTCATGGTAATGCGTTGCAAAAAGTGTCTTGGGCCGTGCGGGATGTTCATGAAGGTACTCACTGATCGCCCAGGCAATGGAAATCCCATCGTAGGTGCTGGTACCGCGCCCTATCTCGTCTAGAAGCACCAGGCTGCGCTCAGAAATATTGTTGAGAATATTTGCGGTTTCGTTCATTTCTACCATAAAAGTAGATTCTCCCATGGAGATGTTGTCACTGGCGCCAACACGTGTGAATATTTTATCCACAAGACCCATACGTACCGCTTTGGCCGGTACAAAAGATCCCATTTGTCCTAACAAAACAATAAGTGCCGTTTGTCTCAGTATAGCAGATTTACCAGACATGTTAGGGCCGGTGATCATGATCATCTGTTGGGCTTCCCTATCCAGGAAAACATCATTGGCAATATAAGGCTCGCCCAGCGGCAACTGCTTTTCGATTACGGGATGACGCCCTTCTGTAATCTCCAGTTCCTGGGAATCATCAATAACCGGACGCACATAATTATTAGCTTTGGCGACACAGGCGTAGGAACATAGACAATCCAGTTCTGCAATACCGGCCGCATTGGCCTGCACCGGTGCTATAAACTGGGATATCCATTGTACGAGTTGGTTAAAAAGCTGCTGTTCAATGGCCAGAATGCGTTCTTCTGCACCTAAAATCTTGGCTTCATACTCTTTGAGTTCTTCTGTAATATAGCGCTCTGCACTTACGAGCGTTTGTTTGCGTATCCATTCTGGTGGGACTTTGTCTTTATGGGTGTTACGCACTTCTATATAGTAGCCAAAAACGTTGTTGCTGGCTATTTTAAGCGAAGTAATACCGGTACGTTCGGTCTCGCGCTGCAACATATTGTCCAGATAACCTTTTCCCTCATGCGCAAGATTGCGCAGCTCGTCAAGTTCATCGTGAAAACCGCCCGCGATCGTATCCCCTTTCAAAACATTGACCGGAGCATCTTCGTTGAGCGTTTCCTTGATCTTGGCACGCAGATGTTCCAGGTTGTTGAGATTTCCTCCCAAAATTTGCATGGCTTCATTTTCTGAATTTTGGGCGAGGGCTTTTACCGGCACCATGGCTTCCAGCGAATTTTTGAGTTGGACGACCTCCCGCGGACTCACCTTTCCGGTGGCCACTTTACTGATAAGCCTTTCCACATCTCCTATCTGTTTGAGGTGCTGTGTGATTTTATTGTAAATCTTGTTGTTTTCTAAAAAGTAGGAGACCACCTCATGCCTTCTGGTAATCGCGTCTTGATTTTTTAGCGGAAGCGCGAGCCAGCGTTTTAAAAGCCTTCCGCCCATAGCGGAAGTGGTTTTATCAATCACATCAAGTAACGTGATCGCCTGTGGACTCGTACCCCGATACAGTTCAAGATTGCGAATGGTAAAACGGTCCATCCAGACATAGGCATCTTCTGCGATACGGTTGATGCGGCTTATATGCTTAAGTTTATGATGTTGCGTCTCACTGAGATAATGAAGTGCTGCACCAGCAGCAATCACGCCCTCCTCGAGTTGCTGTACCCCAAAACCCTTAAGCGATTTTACTTCAAAGTGCTTGTAAAGCGATTCATAGGCATAATCGGTCTGAAAAATCCAGTTTTCCAGGTAAAAAACGTGGTATTCTTTACCAAAATCTGCCAGAAATTCCTTTTTACAGCTTTTGCTGATCAGTAATTCACTGGGGTTGAAATTTTGTAAAAGCTTGTCTATGTAGGCCACATCGCCCTGCGTGGTCAAAAATTCACCTGTGGAAACATCAAGAAAGGAAATGCCCAGCACTTTCCTGCCATAATGCAGCGCGGCCAGAAAGTTGTTGCTTTTGGATTGCAGCACCTCGTCGTTAAGCGCGACGCCCGGGGTGACCAACTCTGTAACACCGCGCTTCACGATATTTTTGGTCATTTTGGGATCTTCGAGTTGGTCGCAAATGGCCACGCGGCAACCGGCCTTGACAAGTTTTGGTAAATAGGTGTTAAGGGAATGGTGCGGGAAACCGGCCAGTTCGGTACGCTCGCCGCCATTGTTGCGATTAGTCAGTACAATTCCCAGGATCTGCGCGGCCTTGACCGCATCTTCGCCAAAAGTTTCATAAAAATCCCCTACACGGAAAAGCAACAAGGCATCAGGATATTTGTGTTTTATCCCGTTATACTGCTTCATTAAAGGAGTGACCTTTTTGATTTTCTTTGAAGACATGCTGTTTTTACGTGTTTTTAGGCAGTTTTACCCGTTTTTTAGCTGATTTGCCGCAATAAAAGAAATATGTTTCTTCTGGAAATCAACTCAAAGATTAAAAGCGAATTTACAAAAAAGCTTTTCGGATAAACCTTTACCCGTACGGAGTTATCCTTTATTTTTGAACACTTTTGGAGAAAGAAAAAGGAGTTATAAAGCGATATAGCGGCCAAGGCCCTCAATTCTGAATCTAAAATTTTAAACTACCTACACCTTATGAGCAGAAAATTAGCAAACAGCGAACTGGATAGAAAAACCGTGGATGAATTTAAAGATTCGTCAAAAACCCCGCTTATCATTATCCTTGATAATGTGCGAAGCCTGCACAATATAGGTTCTGTTTTTCGCACCGCAGATGCATTTCTGATCGAAAAAATCTACCTCTGTGGTATCACCGCTTCCCCACCGCACCGGGACATTACGAAAACCGCACTGGGGGCGACCAAAACAGTGCGCTGGGAACATCACACAAACACCTCTGAAGTCATTGAGGAACTTCAGCAGTCAGGGGTTAAAATACTTGCCATAGAACAAGCGGAGAACGCCGTCATGCTCAATGATTTTGCCGTGAAAAGTGGTGAAAAGTACGCGGTTATTTTTGGCAATGAGGTAAAAGGCGTGCAACAGGAACTCGTCAATGCGGCAGATGCTATTATTGAAATTCCGCAGCTTGGTACAAAGCATTCACTTAACATATCTGTGAGTGCCGGGGTTGTAATCTGGGATCTTTTTGTTAAAATAAAATTTAAATAGAATTACGATATGCATTTCGTGCGAAATATTCGCAATATAACGTATCAATATACAATTAAATGTTAATTTCCTTCTTCTAAAATGCTATAACTTTCATTTTTACTGAAACTAATTCAGTCAATTATGAAAACAGACTTTGATTATTCCTCTTATCAGCAAGGGGAACGTTATGGGATGCATTTTGGATTATACATGGGGATCATTATAGGTGTGGTTATAACCCTTGCCGCAGTTTGCACGTTCTCCGTATTTTGCTAATGAAATATATTCTTTAAGATTTGCTCATCTCACGGATCACTTGTATATAATCTTCCCGACTGCTTACAAAATCCAGTTCTGAAATATCTATTATCCTGACATTGTCTTGTTGCTTTGTCTTGATAAATTGAAGGTAACCTTCATTTATCTTTCCCAGATAATCGCCTGAGATCTGCTGCTCATACTCCCTCCCTCTTTTCTTAATATTTTGAAGTAAACGTTCTGTATTTTGATACAGATATACATACAAACTCGGTTTTGAAAGTTCGCGGTACATCATACCGTGCAATTTTTTATAGAGGTTAAATTCCTCGGCGCCCAGTGTAATCTGAGCAAAGATGAGCGATTTGTAACTGTCATAATCTGCAATCATAAAATCCTTAAAAAGGTCAAACTGACCTATATCATCAAGCAATTGCTGGTAACGGTCTGCCAGGAAAGACATCTCCAGGGGAAAAGCGTACCGGGATTGATCCTCGTAAAATTTGGGCAAAAAAGGGTTTTCCTTAAAACGTTCCAGTATGAGTTTTGCATTGAATTCTTCGGCAATAAGGTTTGAAAGCGTGGTCTTACCAGCGCCTATATTACCTTCAATCGCAATAAAATGATGTTTTTTGAGGTTATAGCTCGACCCTGGATCAATAAGTTTATCTGTAAGCTGCTCACACTCTGACTTATCATCAGTTTCAGCAAGTAGATCTTTTATGCTATTTCTGAATTTAGGATGCACCAGACCAGACGCTATATCCGTTAGCGGAAGCAGTACAAATCGCCGTTCGTGCAAACGTGGATGTGGGACCTGCAGTTGGCCTGTATTAATCACTTCATTACCATAAAAAAGCAGGTCAATATCTATGGGACGGTTTTGATATGTTTTTGCCCGTTTATAGTCAGGATCCCGGGTTCTGCCCAGTTCCTGCTCAATGGCAAGCACAGTATTCAAAACTTCGTCACTCGTAAGTCTGGTACTGATTTGTAAAACAGCATTTAAAAAATGGGGGCCTTCAAAACCCCAGGAAGGGGTTTTATAGACTGGCGAAATAGCATTAATGAAACCCACACGTTCATAGAGCAGGTTAACGGCCAACTGTAAATTTTTAAAGGTATCGCCCTGGTTGCCTCCCAGTGATAAGTATATGTGTGTTAAGGTTTTAATCTTCTGAAATTGTTAATTATTTTAAGAGCAATTTAAGTAAAAAAGAGCCTATAAACGGTTATTTTTGGGCTTACTACGCGAAATTTAGATCCAATTTGTTGCAAGAATCACGAACACAGCGGGATGCCTTTTTAGCCTACCGTATTTATTTTATTCTGGGGGCACTTTTCATTTGTTCGCTGGTGGTCTCCAATCTTATCTTTCAAAAATTTTTTTACTGGGATTTTTTCGGGATTTACCACTTTGAGATTTCCGTAGGCATACTTCCCTATCCCATTACTTTTTTGATCACTGATCTTATCAGCGAGATCTATGGTAAGAAAAAAGCAAACCAGGTGGTTACCACAGGTATTTTTGCCTCCTTGTTCTCCTTGTTGATCATTTGGATTTCAGACGTGGTCCCAGCCACGGACTGGTCCCCTATTAACGATACCTTATTTGGTAAGGTGTTTGGCGCTACGGTTATTGCCGTGCTCGCCTCTATGATGGCTTATCTGTTTGCGCAATATGTTGATATACAGGTTTTCCATTTCTGGAAAAGGGTCACTAAAGGCAAACATTTATGGCTACGCAACAACTTTTCCACCTTTTTTAGTCAGTTTATTGATACCGCTACCGTATTGTTGCTGCTCTGTTCTTTCGGAAAAATTGAATGGGAACGCTTCTGGGCGTTATTAGAGGCAGGGTTTTTGTTCAAAGTACTCATAGCCATTTGTGACACACCATTTTTATATTTGGGTGTCTATTACTTTAGAAAGCGCTTTAAGCTCAAACCTGAAGAAGAACTGGGCAATACGCTTGACAAATTTCAACTGGAAGAAAAAATTTAAGACACTCCAATCATTATGAAAAAAGCATTGAAAATTATAGGGATCGTTCTCGGTATCCTGATCCTCATCTTAATCCTCACCCCTATAATTTTTAAGGGCCAGCTGGAAAGCCTGGTTAAAAAAGAGATCAATAAGAACCTAAATGCAACGGTGGCCTGGGAAGATCTGAGCCTTAGCCTTTTTTCCAGTTTTCCCGATGCCGCTCTTACTATTAACGATTTTAGCGTGATCAACAAAGAACCTTTTGCCGGTGACACGCTGGCTAGTGGCAAAGAACTTAGATTACAAATGGGGATACCGCAACTGTTTAAAAGCAGCAACGGGATCAAAATTGATGCACTTGCACTCAACGATGCCTTTATAAACATTAAAGTGGATAGCCTGGGTAAAGCCAATTATGACATTGCAAAAGTTGATACTTCAACGCAAACTTCTCCTAAACCTTCCGCAGAAAATACTTCAACGACTCCTTCTGAAGGTATACAGTTTGGTGTACAGCATTATGAAATAAACAATTCGCGCCTCAATTATCTTGATGAGAGCACCAATACCTTTTTAAGGCTAAAAGAACTGAACCACGAAGGCAACGGTGACTTTTCTGCCGTGACCTCAACCTTAGAAACGAAGACAAATGCTTTAGTATCCTTTGATTTTGATGGCACAAACTACCTGAACAACAACAGCGTGCAACTGGATGCAGCTATCGCCATGAACCTTGATAAAATGCGTTTTACTTTTAAAGATAATAAAGCGCTTGTAAATCAATTGCCTCTTGTTTTTGAAGGTTTTGTACAGGTCAATGAGACTAATAATGAGATGGACCTTACTTTTAAAACCCCATCCAGTGACTTTAAAAACTTCCTTGCTGTTATTCCAGAAGAGTATGCAAAAAACCTTGATGGTGTTACGACCTCTGGCGATTTTCAGGTGGATGGGCGTATCAATGGGATTGTGGATGATGAAAATATCCCTATGCTTGATATTAAAGTGTCCTCTAACAATGCTTCCTTCAAATATCCTGACCTGCCCAAAACCGTAGAAAATATCAACATTGACGCCCAACTCAAAAATGAAACGGGCAAACTGGAAGATATTTATCTCAATCTGGGCAACCTTACCTTTCAGATAGATCAGGATAGATTTGCCGCTAAAGGCCGTATTGAGCGTCTTACCACAAATCCACTGGTAGATATGGCGCTAGATGGCAAGTTGAATCTGGCCAATCTGGAAAAAGCATATCCGCTTGAACTGGAGCAGGATCTTAATGGTTTGCTCAGCGTAAACCTGACCACTACTTTTGATATGGAAAGTGTGGAAAAAGAACAGTTTCAGAATATTAAAAGTCAGGGAACGGCAAGTTTGCGCGATTTCAAATATACATCCCCAGAGTTGCCCAATGCGTTTCTTATCAGTGAAACCAACCTGAAATTCAACACCAGCACCATAAGTCTTGAAAAATTAAATGCCAAGACGGGAAACACAGATATTTCGGCCACGGGAACACTTGAAAACCTGATTCCTTTTATGGTTTCAGACCAGGATCTTAAAGGCAGGTTCAATGTACAATCAAATACGGTTGACCTGGCAGATTTCAGCATAGCGGAAACCGAAGAAACACAAACTACAGAAGAAAAAACCACTAAAAACGCCCCAAAAGATCAAAAAACAGTCGAAAACACCCCTAAAACGGGTGAGGAAGCCATAAAAATACCCTCTTTTCTGGATGCTGGGATTGATTTTGCCATAGGCACGGTGATCTATGATAATATCAAACTTTCTAACGTAAAAGGTTCTATCCTTATCGTAGATGAAACTGCCACCTTGAAAAATGTGACTTCAGATATTTTTGGCGGAAACATTGGTCTTGCCGGTAATGTGAGCACAAAGGGCGAAACCCCTCAGTTTGATATGAAAATCGATCTGAAAAAGATAGATATCGATCAATCGTTTGCCGGTCTCAATTTGCTGAAAGGCCTTGCTCCCATCGCAAAAGCCCTTCACGGAAACCTAAATACCGATTTTCAGCTTAAAGGAAACCTCAATAATGACCTAACCCCAATTCTAAATTCGCTGGCGGGAAATGCTTTTGCCCAGTTATTGACCGCGAAAGTTGATCCCAAGGAAATGCCTTTGCTAAGTGCTTTAGATGATAAGTTGACCTTTATAGACCTCAGCGATATAAACCTGGACAACCTTAAAACAACGCTAAGTTTTGATGAGGGTAAAATAGCTGTAAAACCTTTTAATTTTGATGTCAAGGGTATAAATGTAAACGTAAGTGGTAGCCACAACTTTGACAATACGATGAATTATACCGTAGGCCTTGATGTTCCCGGCAAAATGCTGGGCAGCGAGATAGGCAGTAAACTGGCTGGTTTGAGCAGTACAGATCTTAATAACTATAAGGTTGAAATTCCGGTTTCCCTTACAGGAAACTTTAGCAGTCCCAAGGTAAGTGTAAATACCCAGGGCGCGATCAGCAACCTGACTCAGCAGATCATTGCCTCGCAAAAAGCCAAATTACAGGAAAAGGGAGAAGATAAAATAAAAGACGCGCTGGGCAATCTACTGGGAGGTGATAAAAAAGAGGATGCCGCAACTACGCCACCACAGACTAAAAAAGATTCTTCCCAGGCCGAAGTGAAAAACGCGGTTAAAAACGTACTTGGTGGTCTGCTTAACAAGAAAAAGAAGGATACAACTGGGAATAACTAAAGCTGTATCTTGAATACTGTAAACTGTATACTGTAGCTCTTGATCTATCTGCAGTATACATTATACATTTAAAAAACATTGGATCAAACCTACAAGGAGGCTTCCTTCCGTCAGCAATACCTTGCAGGTTTTTTATTTTGCATTTTTCATTGGTCGTCCAGAAGTCCTAATTCGATTACAGGATCCCAGAAAAGGGTTTTAAAATCCTGAACCTTATCATCGGTTATAATAATTCCTTCTTCTTCAAGCATTTTTTGCATAAGGTTTGTACCGGGAAAATGGTGTTTGCCGGTAAGTAAACCGTTTCGGTTGAGAACGCGGTGTGCGGGAACATCTTCAAAGTTACCAGCATTATTCATGGCCCAACCTACCATACGTGCGCTTCCGGCAGCGCCTAAAGCTTTTGCGATAGCTCCATAACTTGTCACCCTTCCATAGGGAATTTGACGCGCCACATCATATACTCTATCAAAAAAACCGCTGTTGTCTTTCGCCATT
It contains:
- a CDS encoding queuosine precursor transporter encodes the protein MQESRTQRDAFLAYRIYFILGALFICSLVVSNLIFQKFFYWDFFGIYHFEISVGILPYPITFLITDLISEIYGKKKANQVVTTGIFASLFSLLIIWISDVVPATDWSPINDTLFGKVFGATVIAVLASMMAYLFAQYVDIQVFHFWKRVTKGKHLWLRNNFSTFFSQFIDTATVLLLLCSFGKIEWERFWALLEAGFLFKVLIAICDTPFLYLGVYYFRKRFKLKPEEELGNTLDKFQLEEKI
- a CDS encoding RNA methyltransferase, translated to MSRKLANSELDRKTVDEFKDSSKTPLIIILDNVRSLHNIGSVFRTADAFLIEKIYLCGITASPPHRDITKTALGATKTVRWEHHTNTSEVIEELQQSGVKILAIEQAENAVMLNDFAVKSGEKYAVIFGNEVKGVQQELVNAADAIIEIPQLGTKHSLNISVSAGVVIWDLFVKIKFK
- the mutS gene encoding DNA mismatch repair protein MutS, which produces MSSKKIKKVTPLMKQYNGIKHKYPDALLLFRVGDFYETFGEDAVKAAQILGIVLTNRNNGGERTELAGFPHHSLNTYLPKLVKAGCRVAICDQLEDPKMTKNIVKRGVTELVTPGVALNDEVLQSKSNNFLAALHYGRKVLGISFLDVSTGEFLTTQGDVAYIDKLLQNFNPSELLISKSCKKEFLADFGKEYHVFYLENWIFQTDYAYESLYKHFEVKSLKGFGVQQLEEGVIAAGAALHYLSETQHHKLKHISRINRIAEDAYVWMDRFTIRNLELYRGTSPQAITLLDVIDKTTSAMGGRLLKRWLALPLKNQDAITRRHEVVSYFLENNKIYNKITQHLKQIGDVERLISKVATGKVSPREVVQLKNSLEAMVPVKALAQNSENEAMQILGGNLNNLEHLRAKIKETLNEDAPVNVLKGDTIAGGFHDELDELRNLAHEGKGYLDNMLQRETERTGITSLKIASNNVFGYYIEVRNTHKDKVPPEWIRKQTLVSAERYITEELKEYEAKILGAEERILAIEQQLFNQLVQWISQFIAPVQANAAGIAELDCLCSYACVAKANNYVRPVIDDSQELEITEGRHPVIEKQLPLGEPYIANDVFLDREAQQMIMITGPNMSGKSAILRQTALIVLLGQMGSFVPAKAVRMGLVDKIFTRVGASDNISMGESTFMVEMNETANILNNISERSLVLLDEIGRGTSTYDGISIAWAISEYLHEHPARPKTLFATHYHELNDMGDTFTRIKNFNVSVKELKDNVLFLRKLVAGGSAHSFGIHVAKMAGMPQQVLHRANKILVQLEQSHGRQGNSEKLKKATEDEMQLSFFNLDDPLLEEIKEEILHIDIDTLTPVEALMKLNEIKRMLLRNAKNKVS
- a CDS encoding AsmA-like C-terminal region-containing protein translates to MKKALKIIGIVLGILILILILTPIIFKGQLESLVKKEINKNLNATVAWEDLSLSLFSSFPDAALTINDFSVINKEPFAGDTLASGKELRLQMGIPQLFKSSNGIKIDALALNDAFINIKVDSLGKANYDIAKVDTSTQTSPKPSAENTSTTPSEGIQFGVQHYEINNSRLNYLDESTNTFLRLKELNHEGNGDFSAVTSTLETKTNALVSFDFDGTNYLNNNSVQLDAAIAMNLDKMRFTFKDNKALVNQLPLVFEGFVQVNETNNEMDLTFKTPSSDFKNFLAVIPEEYAKNLDGVTTSGDFQVDGRINGIVDDENIPMLDIKVSSNNASFKYPDLPKTVENINIDAQLKNETGKLEDIYLNLGNLTFQIDQDRFAAKGRIERLTTNPLVDMALDGKLNLANLEKAYPLELEQDLNGLLSVNLTTTFDMESVEKEQFQNIKSQGTASLRDFKYTSPELPNAFLISETNLKFNTSTISLEKLNAKTGNTDISATGTLENLIPFMVSDQDLKGRFNVQSNTVDLADFSIAETEETQTTEEKTTKNAPKDQKTVENTPKTGEEAIKIPSFLDAGIDFAIGTVIYDNIKLSNVKGSILIVDETATLKNVTSDIFGGNIGLAGNVSTKGETPQFDMKIDLKKIDIDQSFAGLNLLKGLAPIAKALHGNLNTDFQLKGNLNNDLTPILNSLAGNAFAQLLTAKVDPKEMPLLSALDDKLTFIDLSDINLDNLKTTLSFDEGKIAVKPFNFDVKGINVNVSGSHNFDNTMNYTVGLDVPGKMLGSEIGSKLAGLSSTDLNNYKVEIPVSLTGNFSSPKVSVNTQGAISNLTQQIIASQKAKLQEKGEDKIKDALGNLLGGDKKEDAATTPPQTKKDSSQAEVKNAVKNVLGGLLNKKKKDTTGNN
- a CDS encoding MGMT family protein yields the protein MAKDNSGFFDRVYDVARQIPYGRVTSYGAIAKALGAAGSARMVGWAMNNAGNFEDVPAHRVLNRNGLLTGKHHFPGTNLMQKMLEEEGIIITDDKVQDFKTLFWDPVIELGLLDDQ
- the folK gene encoding 2-amino-4-hydroxy-6-hydroxymethyldihydropteridine diphosphokinase; protein product: MKTLTHIYLSLGGNQGDTFKNLQLAVNLLYERVGFINAISPVYKTPSWGFEGPHFLNAVLQISTRLTSDEVLNTVLAIEQELGRTRDPDYKRAKTYQNRPIDIDLLFYGNEVINTGQLQVPHPRLHERRFVLLPLTDIASGLVHPKFRNSIKDLLAETDDKSECEQLTDKLIDPGSSYNLKKHHFIAIEGNIGAGKTTLSNLIAEEFNAKLILERFKENPFLPKFYEDQSRYAFPLEMSFLADRYQQLLDDIGQFDLFKDFMIADYDSYKSLIFAQITLGAEEFNLYKKLHGMMYRELSKPSLYVYLYQNTERLLQNIKKRGREYEQQISGDYLGKINEGYLQFIKTKQQDNVRIIDISELDFVSSREDYIQVIREMSKS